Proteins encoded together in one Haloarcula rubripromontorii window:
- a CDS encoding HEAT repeat domain-containing protein, protein MSEPDQPPTPDRLAALLKEGDHQETAAYLDRLGAADAETRKRALRPIRDIAEESSCSFEDLAGPLSTFLTDEDRAVRLTTAKLFVTLAQSDSAAVLPVVATLADRLVDDEEFYYFRARCAEALGYTAVDSPEEVTDLETLADLRIGLSFDESEVKEKLAKALAYVALGDPGWLRHQVDSLAEDLTDENELVQYHLCVAFVVVGCVHPKKLADADDVHRGRQPDENPYVQGWAVEALGLLAKSDVPVESTHYLEHINADGEETPSFLNDRLQFYPGRLVDELSRSTSAPSSWIERRQTPWLR, encoded by the coding sequence ATGAGTGAACCAGACCAGCCGCCCACACCCGACCGCCTGGCTGCCCTTCTCAAGGAAGGGGACCACCAGGAGACGGCGGCGTATCTCGACCGGCTCGGTGCGGCTGATGCCGAGACTCGTAAGCGGGCACTACGACCAATCCGGGATATCGCCGAAGAGTCGTCGTGCTCCTTCGAAGATCTCGCTGGCCCACTTTCGACGTTCCTGACCGACGAGGACCGCGCGGTCAGACTGACAACCGCGAAACTGTTTGTCACATTAGCACAGTCTGATTCGGCGGCCGTCCTTCCCGTCGTCGCCACACTCGCCGACCGTCTGGTCGACGATGAGGAGTTCTATTACTTCCGGGCCCGTTGTGCCGAGGCGCTTGGCTACACCGCGGTCGACTCGCCCGAGGAAGTCACCGACCTGGAGACGTTGGCCGACCTCCGTATCGGACTGTCCTTCGACGAATCCGAGGTCAAAGAGAAGCTAGCGAAGGCGCTGGCGTACGTCGCACTCGGCGATCCGGGTTGGCTCCGACACCAAGTCGACTCGCTGGCTGAGGATCTCACGGATGAGAACGAACTCGTCCAGTATCACCTCTGTGTAGCGTTCGTCGTCGTGGGCTGTGTACATCCAAAAAAGTTGGCCGACGCCGATGACGTGCACCGCGGACGACAGCCCGACGAGAACCCGTACGTTCAGGGATGGGCGGTTGAGGCGCTCGGACTGTTGGCGAAGTCGGACGTACCGGTCGAGTCGACCCATTATCTTGAACACATCAACGCCGATGGCGAGGAAACACCATCGTTCCTGAACGATCGCTTACAATTTTATCCGGGACGGCTGGTCGATGAGCTGTCTAGGTCGACGTCGGCACCGTCGAGTTGGATCGAGAGGAGACAGACGCCATGGTTGAGGTGA
- a CDS encoding IucA/IucC family protein, producing MENYERLQSVMRSGHWKTANSEMLRRVLREFMRESILTPTQIGTVQATESEPSDSWGRYVVGVDDGVEYRFDANPRPFSCYRIRVGSTYRRKDNEEWTEATDPLQFILDARHLIGIDSVTTGHLLREFYNTLVADTHIRAQKADREDESILDLPFAAVDGEMEGHPKYTYNKGRMGFDYDDYLAYVPESKQRQTLSWLAVRNDRATFKSVEGVTAEDLLTTELGEQYQQFKTVVSEQGYEPDNYHFMPVHDWQWNDSIAQLFAGEIASGALIPLGKGPNEYLPQQSIRTFTNLTDPTKHQVKLPLKIRNTNVYRGILGEQAMAAPDVTEVIKSIRDDDPYLRDELDLVLPGEIASVNYQHPKYSQLDDAPYQYHELLACIWRESAVAPVREKESSLLLAAVIHEDFDGTPVVSKLAERSGRDIETWLDKFFEVFLFPILHYLYKYGLVFMPHGTNVSLIHEEGEPKRIAITDFVDEVALVDRDFPELIEKLPQKFQDGDQFKHYILKRKPPVLLTHRIVGTVLDGIGRFVSDLLARNHGYPESRFWQQLHRAIQKYHDRFPEYEDRFDLFDLYRPRFRNYCLNRNRMLDNGYEDSSTRPKVQYHGTLENPLHRFD from the coding sequence ATGGAGAACTATGAACGGCTCCAGAGCGTAATGCGAAGCGGTCATTGGAAAACAGCCAATAGCGAGATGCTACGGCGTGTTCTCCGGGAGTTCATGCGGGAATCGATTCTGACACCGACACAGATCGGGACAGTCCAAGCCACGGAGAGCGAACCAAGCGATAGCTGGGGGCGCTATGTTGTAGGAGTGGACGATGGTGTTGAGTACCGATTCGACGCCAACCCACGTCCATTTAGTTGTTATCGGATTCGGGTGGGGTCGACTTACAGACGTAAGGACAACGAGGAATGGACCGAAGCGACTGATCCACTCCAGTTCATCCTCGATGCACGCCATCTCATCGGGATCGATTCCGTGACAACTGGCCATCTGCTCCGCGAGTTTTACAATACACTCGTTGCAGACACACACATCCGCGCCCAGAAAGCCGATCGAGAGGATGAATCGATTCTCGACCTTCCGTTTGCCGCAGTCGACGGTGAGATGGAGGGGCACCCCAAGTACACCTATAACAAGGGTCGGATGGGATTCGATTACGACGACTACCTCGCGTACGTGCCCGAATCAAAACAGCGACAAACGTTATCGTGGCTTGCCGTACGGAATGACAGGGCTACCTTCAAGTCTGTTGAGGGAGTGACTGCAGAAGACCTCCTCACGACGGAGCTGGGTGAGCAGTACCAGCAGTTCAAGACGGTCGTCTCAGAGCAGGGATACGAGCCCGATAACTATCATTTCATGCCAGTCCACGACTGGCAGTGGAACGACAGCATCGCACAGTTGTTCGCAGGCGAGATCGCCTCTGGAGCGCTCATCCCTCTTGGTAAGGGTCCCAACGAATACCTCCCACAGCAATCGATTCGGACGTTTACGAACCTGACCGACCCGACGAAACATCAAGTGAAACTCCCTCTCAAGATCCGAAATACCAACGTCTATCGCGGCATCCTCGGTGAACAGGCTATGGCTGCTCCCGATGTCACGGAGGTTATCAAATCGATCCGTGACGACGATCCGTACTTACGGGATGAACTCGACTTAGTGCTGCCTGGTGAGATCGCGAGTGTCAATTACCAGCATCCGAAATACTCCCAGCTCGACGACGCGCCCTATCAGTATCACGAGCTACTGGCTTGTATCTGGCGAGAGAGCGCGGTAGCTCCTGTGAGGGAGAAAGAATCATCTCTCTTGCTCGCTGCAGTGATCCACGAAGACTTCGATGGGACTCCAGTAGTTAGTAAGCTCGCTGAGCGATCAGGTCGCGATATCGAGACATGGCTTGACAAATTTTTCGAGGTCTTCCTATTCCCTATTCTACACTACCTCTATAAGTACGGGCTGGTGTTCATGCCCCATGGTACCAACGTGAGTCTGATCCACGAGGAGGGTGAACCGAAACGCATCGCGATCACTGATTTCGTCGACGAGGTCGCACTCGTCGACAGGGATTTCCCCGAGCTGATCGAGAAGCTTCCACAAAAGTTCCAAGACGGTGATCAGTTCAAACACTACATCCTCAAGCGGAAGCCTCCGGTGTTGCTGACCCATCGGATCGTCGGAACGGTCCTCGACGGGATCGGCCGATTTGTGTCGGATCTGCTCGCACGCAATCACGGATATCCGGAATCGCGATTCTGGCAACAGCTACACCGTGCCATCCAAAAGTACCACGACCGGTTCCCAGAATACGAAGACCGGTTTGATCTGTTCGATCTTTATCGACCTAGATTCCGTAACTACTGTTTGAATCGCAACCGGATGCTGGACAACGGCTACGAAGACAGCAGTACCCGGCCGAAAGTTCAGTATCACGGTACACTGGAAAACCCCCTCCACCGGTTCGATTAA
- a CDS encoding IucA/IucC family protein: MTRYEPVGTWAEADPLGFDDLTARERDVLPAARLYAATNDLSTPPEDAYLAILPMARRLILCRLIGGLARDCPSGVETPGIVETDGSSSIADTDLPDGLDIPTIVSAHPDQRLLVVPIPAAGVVIVVPVVTVRSFKRYRFDMPVTIQRYDDVATVSTPVTIVDCLEEAGIFESAADADRFRSEVDESVANLGLARLAKQVQWQSVTDPPTPMTVDIEGTDPTAAMDRLVTDGHPFHPGTKIRRGMDPAAGLSFAPELTGSIGIRFVAIHAGHTLESSVDGSSLTDRVLDCYPTLRSTVNQQLPAGASGKEYTVLPAHPWQFQRVLSSRYDEVRHNDTIIPIHGIERPATPLLSVRTLVPDDSETATDSAPHFKVPLGVQLTNVVRTLSPHAVSNGPAITSLLRDVFSSEPISRLGVLEELAGACYHPPGGPHPEGEKYDDARNLSALVRQHPQSHRLVGPESTVVTAASLLACTPRGRKSILSGVIDTFANRSEAATREDIVHRFLEAYVDTVVPGTLRLLVKYGIALEAHLQNTYLVFSDGEPTGVLVSDFGGIRIHEPRLKTQGRELTTYPDSNITTTNPDATREKLWYTLFQNQLGELIGRLADIEPVDEGDCWVAVREVCERVFDQLEADSAVATARVDWHRESLFDDKMVHKALTAMRIRGDDLDYCRTTVPNPLAMKDGTLASDE, encoded by the coding sequence ATGACACGTTACGAACCAGTAGGGACGTGGGCTGAAGCTGATCCGTTGGGATTCGACGACCTCACAGCTCGCGAGCGAGACGTACTCCCGGCTGCACGGCTATACGCGGCTACCAACGATCTCTCCACCCCGCCGGAAGATGCCTATCTAGCTATTCTCCCAATGGCCCGACGATTGATTCTTTGCCGATTGATCGGTGGACTCGCACGGGACTGTCCATCAGGGGTCGAAACTCCGGGCATAGTCGAGACAGATGGTTCCAGCTCGATAGCCGATACGGACCTCCCGGACGGACTCGACATTCCGACGATCGTCTCGGCACACCCTGATCAAAGGCTCCTCGTGGTGCCGATCCCCGCGGCAGGTGTCGTGATCGTTGTGCCTGTCGTCACCGTTCGATCCTTCAAGCGGTATCGATTCGATATGCCGGTGACAATTCAACGCTACGACGATGTAGCCACCGTAAGCACGCCAGTAACTATCGTTGACTGCCTAGAAGAGGCGGGAATATTCGAGTCTGCAGCCGACGCCGACCGTTTCCGGAGCGAAGTCGATGAAAGTGTGGCGAACCTCGGTTTGGCACGACTCGCAAAACAAGTTCAATGGCAATCAGTGACTGACCCGCCAACACCCATGACAGTCGATATCGAGGGGACCGATCCGACAGCTGCGATGGACCGGCTGGTCACCGACGGACATCCGTTTCACCCAGGGACAAAGATTAGACGAGGGATGGATCCGGCTGCTGGACTGTCATTCGCTCCGGAACTTACGGGATCTATCGGTATCCGCTTCGTCGCGATCCATGCCGGACATACTCTAGAATCGAGCGTTGACGGCTCATCACTCACTGACCGCGTCTTGGACTGTTACCCGACGCTTCGATCAACCGTCAATCAGCAGCTCCCCGCAGGGGCATCCGGGAAGGAATATACCGTGTTGCCAGCCCACCCTTGGCAGTTTCAGCGCGTCCTGAGCTCTCGGTACGACGAAGTCCGTCACAACGACACGATAATCCCGATACATGGCATCGAGCGTCCTGCGACACCGTTGCTGTCTGTCCGGACGCTAGTTCCGGACGACAGTGAGACAGCGACTGACTCTGCGCCCCACTTTAAAGTGCCATTGGGCGTCCAGTTAACGAACGTTGTCCGAACACTCTCACCTCATGCAGTCTCGAACGGACCGGCAATCACGAGTCTACTCAGAGATGTGTTCTCGTCGGAGCCGATTAGCCGTCTCGGTGTACTTGAGGAACTTGCTGGAGCCTGTTATCATCCCCCCGGTGGCCCTCATCCGGAGGGAGAAAAGTATGATGATGCACGGAACCTCTCGGCCTTAGTCAGGCAGCACCCACAGTCACATCGGTTAGTCGGACCGGAGAGTACCGTGGTGACGGCAGCGAGTCTTCTCGCCTGCACACCCCGTGGCCGCAAGTCGATTCTGTCTGGCGTCATCGACACGTTCGCGAATCGATCTGAGGCGGCTACTCGCGAGGACATCGTACACCGGTTCCTCGAGGCGTACGTTGACACGGTCGTTCCTGGGACACTCAGATTACTCGTCAAGTACGGCATCGCGCTTGAAGCCCATCTCCAGAACACCTATCTCGTGTTTTCGGACGGTGAGCCGACAGGAGTGCTCGTCAGTGACTTCGGGGGCATCCGGATTCACGAACCTCGCCTTAAAACCCAGGGACGAGAACTGACAACTTATCCCGATTCGAACATCACTACGACCAATCCGGATGCGACCAGAGAGAAACTGTGGTATACTCTCTTCCAGAACCAGCTTGGGGAACTCATCGGCCGGCTGGCCGATATCGAGCCCGTAGACGAAGGCGATTGTTGGGTAGCTGTCAGGGAGGTTTGTGAGCGGGTCTTCGATCAGCTTGAAGCGGACTCGGCTGTGGCGACAGCCCGGGTCGACTGGCATCGCGAATCGCTGTTCGACGACAAAATGGTCCACAAGGCTCTCACAGCCATGCGAATTCGTGGCGATGACCTCGACTACTGTCGGACGACTGTCCCGAATCCGCTCGCTATGAAGGATGGGACATTAGCCAGCGACGAGTGA
- the glnA2 gene encoding gamma-glutamylputrescine synthetase gives MTTGDKVPTNDTNFDLVRLVFVTQSGAVRAHEINAEKVDTAVENGTPISELVQSYNAFGRRDKDGRLGAAGEVKLQPDPETMRSLPYAEQTGCMLCNIETLAGNPWPIDPRSSLQKFISEMAYQPAVAFESEFHLFTRDSDGEAQPLDTKGVYLTESTRETHETIRRIVTALESQGLVVEKYYPEYAAGKHEVVIGHQPGLRAVDEHILLRETVKSVARTDDFRATFLPRPFGTATNGCHIHLSLWDDANRFYDSAKGEPSELCEQFIAGILTHASALLALTAPTANSYTRLRPQYGAAGFVCWGTGNREALVRIPATQAGTEAQSTRIEFRGADNTINPYLALIGLLAAGADGIQRELEPPKSVTVDPGTLSPTQRAERGIERLPQTLGAALDALATNETMREVLGDELLETYLEVKRSHWDAFTESARSWNRDRLRRIY, from the coding sequence ATGACGACTGGAGATAAAGTCCCCACCAACGATACCAACTTCGATTTGGTCCGTCTGGTTTTTGTTACACAGAGTGGAGCCGTTCGGGCGCATGAAATCAACGCGGAGAAAGTCGACACAGCCGTTGAGAACGGGACACCAATTTCTGAGTTGGTCCAGAGCTACAACGCATTCGGACGGCGCGATAAGGACGGGCGACTCGGCGCTGCTGGTGAGGTTAAGCTTCAGCCAGATCCCGAGACAATGCGATCGCTCCCATATGCCGAACAAACCGGATGTATGCTCTGTAATATTGAAACCTTGGCCGGTAACCCCTGGCCTATCGATCCACGGTCGTCACTTCAAAAGTTTATCAGTGAAATGGCCTACCAGCCGGCAGTAGCCTTCGAAAGTGAGTTTCACTTGTTCACCCGAGACTCTGACGGTGAGGCCCAGCCACTTGACACAAAAGGGGTGTATCTGACCGAAAGTACGCGAGAGACACATGAGACGATACGCCGGATCGTAACCGCGCTCGAAAGCCAGGGCCTAGTAGTTGAGAAGTACTACCCGGAATATGCGGCCGGGAAACATGAGGTCGTAATTGGACACCAACCAGGATTACGAGCGGTTGACGAACATATCCTACTTCGGGAGACTGTCAAGAGTGTCGCCCGGACAGACGACTTTCGGGCCACCTTTCTTCCGAGACCATTCGGTACCGCTACAAACGGCTGTCACATCCATTTATCGCTCTGGGATGACGCCAATCGGTTCTACGACTCGGCGAAGGGAGAGCCGAGCGAACTGTGCGAGCAGTTTATTGCTGGGATTCTTACTCATGCGTCGGCACTGTTGGCACTTACTGCCCCAACTGCAAACTCATATACCCGATTACGCCCCCAGTACGGTGCCGCCGGGTTCGTCTGCTGGGGAACAGGTAACCGGGAAGCACTAGTTCGGATCCCAGCTACCCAAGCCGGCACCGAAGCGCAGTCAACTCGCATTGAGTTCCGTGGGGCAGATAATACTATTAACCCGTATTTAGCTCTAATCGGGCTGTTGGCCGCTGGTGCGGACGGCATCCAGCGTGAACTGGAGCCACCAAAATCGGTGACTGTCGACCCAGGCACACTGTCACCGACCCAACGGGCTGAGCGTGGAATCGAACGGCTGCCTCAAACACTTGGCGCCGCGTTAGATGCCCTTGCAACCAACGAGACGATGCGCGAGGTGCTTGGCGACGAACTACTCGAGACGTACCTGGAAGTCAAGCGGAGTCACTGGGATGCCTTCACCGAAAGTGCGCGATCCTGGAATCGTGATCGCCTTCGAAGGATCTATTGA
- a CDS encoding ABC transporter substrate-binding protein, translating into MADNSSGHEAPTRRKYMKFGGAVLGGGLLAGCAGQSDSGSTPTETEISESTTTSTSEDDSYTVSMAPAGEITFDSIPEKWATYYPGYADMGVALGLSDDLTGVGQPSEYYTEFYDAVPGVSVDSDSLTALWADGIDKEIFYELENDVHLISPENMKRSFDWSDEDLAEITENVGPFIGNRIYRRSDEWHDHRYYTMYEAFEKVAQVFQKEDQYQTFKEFHDEFIADIQSQLPAESDRPSVLLTYEASDEPETFSPYRLDDRGTNKKQWHDLGVTDALANTSVEQLSAENRSELDFENLLTIDPEVLLIRGHEEKSASEFEETVLASLQDHTVASELTAVQNGRVYRGGLLWQGPVQNLFLTEQAAQQLYPDIFGEVTADEKLFDRQRVADIINGNT; encoded by the coding sequence ATGGCAGACAACTCCAGCGGCCACGAGGCACCGACACGGCGTAAGTACATGAAGTTCGGCGGAGCAGTTTTAGGTGGGGGATTGCTCGCCGGTTGTGCGGGCCAGTCTGATAGCGGGTCGACCCCGACTGAAACGGAGATTAGCGAGTCAACTACGACCTCAACGTCCGAAGACGATAGCTACACGGTATCGATGGCCCCCGCCGGGGAGATCACCTTCGATAGCATTCCCGAGAAGTGGGCGACCTACTACCCGGGTTATGCGGATATGGGTGTCGCACTCGGTCTGAGCGATGATTTGACCGGTGTCGGCCAGCCCTCGGAGTATTACACCGAGTTCTATGACGCCGTTCCAGGTGTCTCGGTCGATTCCGATTCGCTGACGGCGTTGTGGGCAGATGGGATCGACAAAGAGATCTTCTACGAACTGGAAAATGACGTACATCTTATCAGTCCAGAGAACATGAAACGGTCATTCGACTGGTCCGACGAAGACCTGGCCGAAATCACGGAGAACGTTGGACCGTTCATCGGTAATCGGATCTACCGCCGGTCCGATGAATGGCACGATCACCGCTACTACACGATGTACGAGGCCTTCGAGAAGGTCGCGCAAGTATTTCAGAAAGAGGATCAGTACCAGACGTTCAAGGAATTCCACGACGAGTTCATCGCTGATATTCAGTCACAACTCCCGGCAGAAAGCGACCGGCCGAGTGTCCTGCTCACCTACGAAGCGTCAGATGAACCGGAGACGTTCTCACCGTATCGGCTTGATGATAGGGGGACGAACAAGAAACAATGGCATGACCTCGGGGTTACCGATGCACTCGCCAACACGAGCGTGGAACAACTCAGTGCCGAAAACCGGAGCGAACTCGATTTCGAGAACCTGCTGACGATCGATCCCGAGGTGTTACTCATACGAGGACACGAAGAGAAATCCGCCAGTGAGTTCGAGGAGACGGTCCTCGCCTCTCTGCAGGACCATACAGTCGCTAGTGAATTGACCGCCGTACAGAACGGACGAGTGTATCGTGGTGGACTACTCTGGCAAGGCCCAGTTCAGAATCTCTTCCTAACCGAACAAGCCGCACAACAACTGTATCCGGACATTTTCGGTGAGGTAACCGCCGACGAGAAACTGTTTGACCGCCAGCGCGTCGCAGACATCATCAACGGAAACACATAA
- a CDS encoding ABC transporter ATP-binding protein, which yields MSGDETWSEGIEAYRDDSRRPLVRLYDRYGRAKSRILAIGLIASILSYAAALVTPVVLGTTIDAVFTRESEYTLPLVPSAWFPTEPAEQFWISVGLVGIALAVTTIMAWLRGVAMNHFAHSVMLDIRADAYKHLQKLDMSFFDTQETGELMSVLNNDTTNLERFLDNAIRESVRVGVTVTGITALLLYMNWQLAIITLLIVPVLVGFTWWFMVTIEPRYTKKRSAVGDLNTRLENALAGIGLVKRASAEDYEGDRIDRVASDLFDAEMAAIRLSVLYRPGMELLTGVTVLATFLIGGLWVFAGPPLFLTGTLTVGEFVVFVLLTQRLAPPLAQLAKIVDWYENARASGKRIAGLLDAPIRIEDDPNPLELSDYEGRVEYDDVTFAYDDGDRVLNGIDFSVEAGETVALVGPTGSGKSTAAKLLLRLYEVSDGTIRIDGHDVQKLSLESLRQSVGYVSQDPVMFDGTVAENIRYGQFEASDQAVREAARAAEAHEFIEEFPDGYDTQVGERGVKISGGQRQRIALARVVLWDPTILVLDEATASVDTRTELAIQRSLDRINTERTTFVIAHRLSTVTDADCILVLNDGKIVERGTHDELVAQGDLYADLWSVQSGGHRSLSDDVLH from the coding sequence ATGAGTGGTGACGAGACATGGTCGGAAGGGATCGAAGCCTATCGAGACGATTCAAGGCGACCCCTAGTTAGATTGTACGACCGATACGGGCGAGCGAAGTCTCGAATACTTGCTATCGGCCTCATTGCCAGTATCCTTTCGTATGCTGCCGCACTCGTGACCCCCGTCGTACTCGGAACAACCATCGATGCGGTATTTACGAGAGAAAGTGAATATACTCTCCCGCTGGTACCGTCAGCATGGTTCCCGACCGAACCCGCTGAGCAATTCTGGATCTCGGTCGGTTTAGTGGGGATAGCGCTTGCAGTGACGACGATCATGGCGTGGCTTCGCGGTGTTGCCATGAACCATTTCGCCCATAGCGTCATGCTGGATATTCGTGCTGATGCTTATAAGCACCTTCAGAAATTAGATATGTCGTTTTTCGATACTCAGGAGACGGGCGAGCTGATGTCCGTACTTAACAACGACACGACGAACCTCGAACGGTTTCTCGACAACGCGATCCGGGAGAGTGTTAGGGTCGGTGTCACAGTCACGGGAATTACAGCCTTACTTCTCTACATGAACTGGCAACTCGCCATCATAACGCTCCTAATCGTGCCTGTACTTGTAGGTTTCACCTGGTGGTTTATGGTAACTATCGAACCTCGGTATACCAAGAAACGGTCAGCCGTAGGGGATCTCAACACGCGCCTTGAAAACGCACTGGCTGGGATCGGATTAGTCAAACGTGCCAGTGCAGAAGACTACGAGGGCGATCGGATTGATAGGGTCGCGTCAGACCTGTTCGACGCGGAAATGGCGGCGATCAGGCTGAGCGTCTTGTATCGACCCGGAATGGAGTTGCTTACGGGAGTCACTGTATTGGCGACGTTCCTCATTGGCGGACTCTGGGTTTTTGCCGGTCCACCGTTGTTTCTTACCGGGACATTGACGGTCGGTGAATTCGTCGTTTTCGTCTTATTGACGCAGCGGTTGGCACCACCACTGGCCCAACTGGCGAAGATTGTCGACTGGTACGAAAATGCGCGAGCCTCGGGGAAGCGCATTGCTGGGCTGTTGGATGCTCCCATTCGGATCGAAGACGACCCGAACCCGTTGGAACTTTCCGATTATGAAGGTCGCGTCGAGTACGACGATGTCACCTTCGCGTACGACGACGGAGATCGCGTCCTCAACGGGATCGATTTCTCTGTCGAAGCAGGTGAAACTGTCGCTCTAGTTGGACCAACAGGATCCGGAAAGTCAACCGCTGCGAAACTTCTCCTCCGGCTATACGAAGTCTCAGACGGTACGATCCGTATCGACGGCCACGATGTGCAGAAACTATCGCTGGAGAGCCTACGGCAGTCGGTTGGCTACGTTAGCCAAGATCCGGTCATGTTCGACGGAACAGTAGCCGAGAACATTCGGTACGGGCAATTCGAGGCGTCTGATCAAGCCGTTCGGGAGGCGGCCCGCGCTGCAGAAGCACACGAGTTTATTGAAGAATTCCCCGACGGATACGACACCCAAGTCGGCGAACGGGGAGTGAAAATCTCCGGTGGACAGCGTCAACGAATTGCGCTCGCAAGGGTTGTACTCTGGGATCCAACGATCCTAGTACTTGACGAGGCAACCGCGAGTGTCGATACCAGGACTGAACTTGCGATTCAGCGATCGTTAGATCGGATTAATACCGAGCGGACAACATTCGTCATTGCCCATCGGCTCTCGACGGTCACAGATGCCGACTGTATTCTAGTACTCAATGATGGCAAGATCGTCGAACGTGGGACTCACGACGAACTCGTTGCGCAAGGTGACCTCTATGCGGATCTCTGGTCTGTTCAATCCGGTGGCCATCGATCACTATCCGACGACGTACTCCACTGA
- a CDS encoding diaminobutyrate--2-oxoglutarate transaminase family protein → MRYDESNEKLRTSQQERESSARTYPRSLPFAVDHAQGLELRDADGNTYLDCLAGAGTLVLGHNHPKVTQEVERLLTEDRPLHTLDITTPEKEAFVDAVFESLPDEFTESAKIQFCSPAGTDAVEAAIKLVKTATGNKPVLGFQGGYHGMTNGALSLMGDKATKEPVQGLMPGTHHLPFPDPYRHPFGLDGQNHQPVTAFIERVLTDPKSGVTSPAGMIFEPVQGEGGVNPAPEEWIRDIRRLTRQEEIPLIVDEIQSGMGRTGEMWAFEHADIIPDVVTCSKGIGGGLPLAVVIYDDSLDEWEPGAHAGTFRGHQLAMAAGRATIREILDNDLDDHAAQMGERFLTRLQSLESQFERIGDVRGRGLMLGVEFVDEHDDGDDPPDPNGDLAAAVKAECFERQLVIETGGRDSAVARFLPPLTVSPNEIDEVATRFEEAVTTVLG, encoded by the coding sequence ATGAGATACGACGAGTCGAATGAAAAACTCCGGACAAGCCAGCAAGAACGTGAATCTAGCGCACGGACGTATCCACGGTCATTACCGTTTGCTGTTGATCATGCGCAGGGCCTTGAGCTACGTGACGCCGACGGGAACACGTATCTCGACTGTTTAGCCGGTGCGGGCACACTCGTACTTGGGCACAACCATCCAAAGGTGACTCAGGAAGTCGAAAGGCTTCTCACTGAGGACCGTCCGCTTCACACGCTTGATATAACAACGCCGGAAAAAGAGGCATTTGTTGATGCGGTCTTCGAAAGTCTACCAGACGAGTTCACTGAGTCGGCGAAAATACAGTTCTGCTCACCTGCGGGAACGGATGCCGTCGAAGCGGCAATCAAGCTCGTCAAAACGGCGACGGGAAATAAGCCAGTCCTCGGGTTCCAAGGTGGATATCACGGGATGACGAACGGGGCGTTGAGCCTCATGGGAGACAAAGCGACGAAAGAGCCGGTCCAAGGACTGATGCCAGGAACTCATCACCTGCCGTTCCCTGATCCGTACCGGCACCCCTTCGGATTAGATGGGCAGAATCACCAGCCAGTGACGGCGTTCATTGAGCGGGTGTTGACCGACCCAAAGAGTGGTGTTACAAGTCCTGCGGGAATGATTTTCGAGCCTGTCCAAGGAGAAGGCGGGGTCAATCCCGCACCAGAAGAGTGGATTCGGGACATTCGTCGACTTACCCGACAGGAGGAGATACCCTTGATTGTCGACGAGATTCAGAGTGGGATGGGGCGGACGGGAGAAATGTGGGCGTTCGAGCATGCAGACATCATACCAGATGTAGTAACCTGTTCAAAGGGGATCGGCGGTGGATTGCCGCTGGCGGTCGTCATCTACGATGACTCCCTGGACGAATGGGAGCCAGGTGCCCATGCTGGTACCTTCCGAGGCCACCAACTCGCAATGGCTGCCGGTCGGGCTACAATCCGGGAGATATTGGACAATGACCTTGACGATCACGCTGCACAGATGGGCGAACGATTTCTTACGCGACTCCAGTCATTGGAATCCCAGTTCGAGCGTATCGGTGACGTTCGCGGTCGAGGATTGATGCTCGGCGTTGAGTTTGTTGATGAGCATGACGACGGCGACGATCCCCCAGATCCCAACGGTGATCTCGCCGCCGCTGTAAAAGCGGAGTGCTTTGAACGACAACTCGTCATCGAAACTGGCGGTCGTGACTCCGCGGTCGCCCGGTTTCTCCCTCCTTTGACGGTGAGTCCCAACGAGATCGACGAGGTCGCAACACGATTCGAGGAGGCAGTAACTACCGTTTTAGGATAG